From the Billgrantia sulfidoxydans genome, one window contains:
- a CDS encoding methyl-accepting chemotaxis protein, translating to MRILMLLLAAVSLAGGLLLSYLEGAGWQAFAGIGLGLVSGLALALSGMAAVYRADADSLANGRIAWLPVTRDYFSLRRMAHGLIRQASATAIASAEVSHHADRMDQRLERQEQTVREASSSMAAITSAIEQVAASASNVATLASRSRDASHVSRESLGQVIEEMQALAERSEEALELLNMLSQKADSVRHVTSLIEEIAEQTNLLSLNASIEAARAGEHGRGFAVVAGEVRQLAGRTADATRNVEALVGDIGDSSHRVVDTIGHLMQRVGDRAKEMSKVGEQLTEMTGHFDQVEGEIRSIAEAMEDTNRHSQRVAGTLGTLEEDAEQGNRDMHGLASQARALMAGAEAVDAALAQQRLEGRHQQVFEAARQAAAKIGELLESAIKRGELDEQTLFHAQYTPIPGTNPQQYETGFVGYTDENFPSIQEPLLERLGVAYAIGIDRRGYIPTHNAQSSRPPTGDYDHDLKFCRNRRIYEDTTGQRCGTHEQTLLLQTYKRDTGEVMHDLSVPIYVGGKHWGGFRVGYKPETA from the coding sequence ATGCGGATCCTGATGCTTCTACTGGCCGCGGTTTCGCTTGCCGGTGGACTTCTTCTTTCCTACCTGGAGGGGGCGGGCTGGCAGGCCTTCGCTGGGATCGGCCTCGGGCTGGTGAGCGGCCTTGCGCTGGCGCTGAGCGGCATGGCGGCGGTCTATCGCGCCGATGCCGACAGCCTCGCCAACGGCCGTATCGCATGGTTGCCCGTCACCCGCGACTACTTCTCGCTGCGTCGAATGGCCCATGGCCTTATTCGCCAGGCCAGCGCCACGGCTATCGCCTCTGCCGAAGTGTCCCACCACGCCGATCGCATGGACCAGCGCCTGGAACGGCAGGAGCAGACCGTGCGCGAGGCCTCGTCGAGCATGGCGGCGATCACTTCGGCGATCGAACAGGTGGCCGCCAGCGCTTCCAACGTGGCCACGCTCGCCAGTCGTTCGCGTGACGCCAGCCATGTGAGTCGCGAATCGCTGGGCCAGGTCATCGAGGAGATGCAGGCACTCGCCGAGCGCTCCGAAGAGGCGCTGGAGCTGCTCAACATGCTGAGCCAGAAGGCCGACAGCGTGCGCCACGTGACCTCGCTGATCGAGGAGATCGCCGAGCAGACCAACCTGCTCTCGCTCAACGCCTCGATCGAGGCCGCCCGGGCCGGCGAACATGGCCGCGGCTTCGCCGTGGTGGCCGGTGAGGTGCGCCAGCTTGCCGGCCGCACCGCCGATGCCACACGCAACGTCGAAGCCCTGGTCGGGGATATCGGCGACAGCAGCCATCGCGTGGTCGACACCATCGGCCACCTGATGCAGCGCGTTGGCGACCGTGCCAAGGAAATGAGCAAGGTGGGCGAGCAGCTCACCGAGATGACCGGCCACTTCGACCAGGTGGAGGGCGAGATTCGCTCCATCGCCGAGGCCATGGAGGACACCAACCGACACTCCCAGCGCGTGGCCGGTACCCTGGGTACGCTGGAAGAGGATGCCGAGCAGGGCAACCGCGACATGCATGGTCTGGCGAGCCAGGCGCGTGCCCTGATGGCGGGCGCCGAGGCGGTCGATGCGGCGCTCGCCCAGCAGCGCCTCGAAGGGCGCCACCAACAGGTCTTCGAAGCGGCGCGCCAGGCGGCGGCCAAGATCGGGGAGCTACTCGAATCGGCCATCAAGCGTGGCGAGCTGGACGAGCAGACCCTCTTCCATGCCCAGTACACGCCGATTCCCGGTACCAACCCCCAGCAGTATGAAACCGGATTCGTCGGCTACACGGACGAGAACTTTCCCTCCATCCAGGAACCGCTGCTCGAGCGGCTGGGTGTCGCTTACGCCATCGGCATCGACCGACGCGGCTACATCCCCACTCACAATGCGCAGAGCAGTCGCCCCCCCACCGGCGACTACGACCACGACCTCAAGTTCTGTCGCAACCGGCGAATCTACGAGGACACCACCGGCCAACGCTGCGGTACCCATGAGCAGACGCTGTTGCTGCAGACCTACAAGCGCGATACCGGCGAGGTGATGCACGATCTGTCGGTACCCATCTATGTCGGCGGCAAACACTGGGGCGGGTTCCGGGTCGGCTACAAGCCGGAAACCGCCTGA
- the rarD gene encoding EamA family transporter RarD, with translation MPLQSLSDSEAARGVGFGLAAYVMWGCFPLFFALFDGVPAFEVLIHRIIWSCLFLVGLVTLLKRWGPIRKALAEPRRLGRVLGCALLIAINWGLYIYAVETRQVFQASLGYFLTPLVNVALGMLVLREAMAGLQRVAVVLAGIAIAIQLVLLGELPWISLTLALSFGTYGLLRKQVPLDGLSGLFVETLLLLPLGLMALAWLSAGELSHFLTGPRITLLLVASGVITALPLLAFAGAARRLRLATLGFLMYLNPTIQFFIALLVFREPLSLVQLATFLLIWASLALYSWSAWNSRTRSPLAPAGTLQEGERA, from the coding sequence ATGCCCCTGCAATCCCTGAGCGATAGTGAAGCCGCACGCGGTGTCGGCTTCGGCCTGGCCGCCTACGTCATGTGGGGCTGCTTTCCGCTGTTCTTTGCCCTGTTCGATGGCGTTCCGGCCTTCGAGGTGCTGATCCACCGCATCATCTGGTCGTGCCTGTTCCTGGTGGGGCTGGTCACGCTGCTCAAGCGATGGGGGCCCATCCGCAAGGCGCTCGCCGAACCTCGTCGCCTGGGACGGGTGCTCGGCTGCGCCCTGCTGATCGCCATCAACTGGGGGCTCTACATCTATGCGGTGGAGACCCGGCAGGTCTTCCAGGCCAGCCTGGGCTATTTTCTCACCCCGCTGGTCAACGTTGCGCTGGGCATGCTGGTACTGCGCGAGGCCATGGCCGGGCTGCAGCGCGTCGCCGTCGTGCTGGCGGGCATCGCCATAGCCATTCAGCTGGTACTGCTGGGCGAGCTGCCATGGATCAGCCTGACCCTGGCGCTGAGCTTCGGCACCTATGGCCTGCTGCGCAAGCAGGTGCCCCTCGACGGCCTCTCGGGACTGTTCGTGGAAACCCTGCTGTTGCTGCCGCTGGGGCTGATGGCGCTCGCCTGGCTCAGCGCCGGCGAGCTCTCTCATTTCCTCACCGGGCCTCGCATCACGCTGCTACTGGTAGCCAGCGGCGTCATCACCGCCCTACCCTTGCTGGCCTTCGCCGGCGCGGCTCGGCGCCTGCGCCTTGCCACGCTGGGCTTCCTGATGTACCTCAACCCCACCATTCAGTTCTTCATCGCCCTGCTGGTGTTCCGCGAGCCGCTGTCGCTGGTCCAGCTCGCCACTTTCCTGCTGATCTGGGCCAGCCTGGCGCTCTACTCCTGGTCGGCCTGGAACAGTCGTACGCGCTCCCCCCTGGCGCCGGCCGGCACCCTTCAGGAGGGAGAGCGAGCCTGA
- a CDS encoding amidohydrolase has product MSDLRTTLVQCDLRWEDPEANCRMLEEQLGELGGDETDLIVLPEMFATGFTMNSREMAEPMEQSRAVAWLTEQARVRNCVITGSVAIVEDGHYYNRLVWARPDGSRVCYDKRHLFRMAGEHERYAMGHDRVIVTLKGFRILLSVCYDLRFPVWLRQSPGPGEHFEYDALLCVANWPAPRRHPWRILLQARAIENLCPVIGVNRVGEDANGMHYSGDSMLVDFKGEAIIDEPRDTAFIKSATLSRADLEAFREKFPAWRDADHFTLADGVGF; this is encoded by the coding sequence ATGAGCGATTTGCGTACGACCCTGGTTCAGTGCGACCTGCGCTGGGAAGACCCCGAGGCCAACTGCCGCATGCTCGAGGAGCAGCTGGGAGAACTCGGTGGCGACGAGACCGATCTCATCGTGCTGCCCGAGATGTTCGCAACCGGCTTTACCATGAACTCCCGTGAAATGGCCGAGCCGATGGAGCAGAGCCGGGCCGTCGCCTGGCTGACAGAACAGGCTCGCGTGCGCAACTGCGTGATCACGGGCAGTGTCGCAATCGTCGAAGACGGCCACTACTACAATCGCCTCGTCTGGGCTCGGCCGGATGGCAGTCGGGTCTGTTACGACAAGCGCCACCTGTTCCGCATGGCCGGCGAGCATGAGCGCTACGCCATGGGCCACGACCGGGTGATCGTCACGCTCAAGGGCTTCCGTATCCTGCTCAGCGTCTGCTATGACCTGCGCTTCCCGGTGTGGCTGCGCCAGAGCCCGGGGCCGGGCGAACATTTCGAGTACGATGCGCTGCTGTGCGTGGCCAACTGGCCGGCGCCGCGACGGCATCCGTGGCGGATCCTGCTGCAGGCGCGGGCGATCGAGAATCTGTGTCCGGTCATCGGGGTCAATCGTGTCGGCGAGGACGCCAACGGCATGCACTATTCCGGCGATTCCATGCTGGTGGACTTCAAGGGCGAGGCGATCATCGACGAGCCGCGAGATACGGCCTTCATCAAGAGTGCGACACTTTCACGCGCGGACCTCGAGGCGTTTCGCGAGAAGTTTCCTGCCTGGCGCGATGCCGACCATTTCACGCTGGCCGACGGGGTAGGGTTCTGA
- a CDS encoding pseudouridine synthase yields MRLDRFLAETTDLTRSLAKKALHRGEVSVNGTVTKQAASQVASTDRVEWAGQPLTLVGLRYVMLNKPSDVECSARRGLYPRAVDLIDLPKAERLQTVGRLDVDTTGLVLLTDDGQWSHRVSSPRRRCAKVYRASLAEPLAGDALAAAVRRFEEGLLLEGEEKPTLPAALVMRSPHEAELTLHEGRYHQVKRMFAAIGNRVTALHRESIGPLSLGNLALGEWRELSDDEVAGFD; encoded by the coding sequence ATGCGCCTGGACCGCTTCCTGGCGGAAACCACCGACCTGACCCGCAGCCTGGCCAAGAAGGCGCTGCATCGCGGCGAAGTCAGCGTCAACGGAACCGTGACCAAGCAGGCCGCCAGCCAGGTGGCCAGCACCGACCGCGTGGAGTGGGCCGGGCAACCGCTGACCCTCGTCGGCCTGCGCTATGTCATGCTGAACAAGCCGAGCGACGTAGAGTGCAGCGCCCGTCGCGGGCTCTATCCGCGCGCCGTCGACCTCATCGATCTGCCCAAGGCCGAACGCCTGCAGACGGTGGGGCGACTCGATGTCGATACCACCGGCCTGGTGCTGCTGACCGACGATGGGCAGTGGTCGCATCGGGTCAGCTCACCGCGCCGTCGCTGCGCCAAGGTCTATCGTGCCAGCCTGGCGGAGCCGCTTGCCGGCGATGCGCTGGCCGCCGCCGTGCGGCGCTTCGAGGAGGGCCTCCTGCTCGAGGGCGAAGAGAAACCGACGCTACCGGCAGCCCTGGTGATGCGAAGCCCCCACGAAGCCGAGCTGACTCTGCACGAGGGGCGCTACCATCAGGTCAAGCGCATGTTCGCCGCCATCGGCAACCGGGTCACGGCGCTGCATCGGGAATCGATAGGTCCGCTTTCGCTAGGCAATCTCGCCCTGGGGGAGTGGCGCGAGCTGAGCGACGACGAGGTGGCCGGGTTCGACTGA
- a CDS encoding GGDEF domain-containing protein, with amino-acid sequence MRCLDLPLRLFAPLVLLFFPVVAAATSSLDLDSGWEYRWGDSPTLEDGTPVWLVTDDEAAWQAIDFPSNPPGRDGNHHAWFRITLPDGEWRDPVLYIYSIDLIAQAFLDTEPIYQHGNFDARGQGPFIGWPWHVISLPEDFGGRQLAFRVYSNYTDIGLWGEVRLMDRPEFFAMILNRSAADLVVSAFCLLLALLAGSFALIHQRRQTFAGIGLFSLASGVMILAETQASQLLLATPLLWDYLAAAGYYALPVGIGLLLEPWFTNRLSRWIRRLWQLHLGYLVLALGLALSGVINLSSTFPVFDALLATSLPVLFALIAGHLKRLNGEQRLVIAAYGLFALLLLLDMAVAHGLLPWQRIPVSLGALGFSLAIVAISLRHYVLTQRELIGLNQRLEQQVADRTRDLQHMVEQLRAFSYQDPLTGLKNRRHFDEVFAHEAASARRGGALTLVMLDIDHFKHFNDLYGHDAGDAVLTATARLIGEHFREADVVCRLGGEEFVVIMPGATAQQASEAVERLLASMREQSFLHGGEALGCVSLSCGIASYPTHADDPTELVRLADMALYRAKHCGRDRSETYAPST; translated from the coding sequence ATGCGCTGCCTCGACCTCCCGCTGCGGTTGTTCGCGCCACTGGTTCTGCTCTTCTTTCCTGTCGTGGCGGCGGCCACGTCCTCCCTGGATCTCGATAGCGGATGGGAGTATCGCTGGGGGGATTCGCCCACGCTCGAAGACGGTACGCCTGTCTGGCTTGTCACCGATGATGAAGCTGCCTGGCAGGCCATCGACTTCCCTTCCAACCCGCCCGGCCGGGACGGCAATCACCACGCCTGGTTTCGCATCACCCTGCCTGATGGTGAGTGGCGAGACCCGGTGCTCTACATTTACAGCATCGACCTGATCGCTCAGGCCTTCCTCGATACCGAGCCGATCTACCAGCACGGCAACTTCGATGCGCGGGGGCAAGGCCCCTTCATCGGCTGGCCGTGGCACGTGATCAGCCTGCCCGAAGACTTCGGCGGCCGGCAACTGGCGTTCCGGGTCTACTCGAACTACACCGATATCGGCCTGTGGGGCGAGGTTCGCCTGATGGATCGCCCCGAGTTCTTCGCCATGATCCTGAATCGCTCGGCGGCCGACCTTGTGGTCAGCGCCTTCTGCCTGCTGCTGGCGCTGTTGGCTGGCAGCTTCGCGCTGATTCATCAGCGACGCCAGACCTTTGCCGGCATCGGACTCTTCTCGCTCGCCTCGGGCGTGATGATCCTGGCCGAAACCCAGGCCAGCCAGCTGCTGCTGGCGACACCGCTGCTATGGGATTACCTCGCGGCAGCAGGTTACTACGCGCTTCCGGTGGGCATCGGCCTGCTGCTCGAGCCCTGGTTCACGAATCGTCTTTCGCGCTGGATTCGCCGGCTGTGGCAGCTCCACCTGGGATATCTGGTCCTGGCACTGGGGCTGGCGCTGAGTGGCGTCATCAATCTCTCCAGCACCTTTCCGGTCTTCGATGCCCTGCTGGCCACCAGCCTGCCGGTGCTGTTCGCGCTGATTGCCGGGCACCTGAAGCGGCTCAACGGCGAGCAGCGGCTCGTCATTGCCGCCTATGGCCTGTTCGCCCTGCTGCTGCTGCTCGACATGGCGGTCGCCCATGGGCTGCTACCATGGCAGCGCATCCCGGTCAGCCTGGGGGCTCTGGGCTTCAGCCTCGCCATCGTGGCAATCTCGCTGCGCCATTACGTCCTCACCCAGCGCGAACTGATCGGGTTGAACCAGCGTCTCGAGCAGCAGGTGGCCGATCGCACCCGAGACCTGCAGCACATGGTCGAGCAGCTACGCGCGTTCTCCTACCAGGACCCCCTGACCGGCCTGAAGAATCGCCGCCATTTCGACGAGGTCTTCGCGCACGAGGCGGCCAGTGCCCGGCGCGGCGGTGCGCTCACGCTGGTCATGCTCGATATCGATCACTTCAAGCATTTCAACGACCTCTATGGTCATGATGCCGGCGATGCGGTGCTGACAGCCACGGCACGGCTGATCGGTGAGCACTTCCGCGAGGCCGACGTGGTGTGCCGCCTGGGCGGCGAGGAGTTCGTCGTGATCATGCCCGGCGCCACGGCGCAGCAGGCCAGTGAAGCCGTCGAACGACTGCTGGCTTCGATGCGCGAGCAATCCTTCCTGCATGGCGGGGAAGCGCTCGGCTGCGTCAGCCTCTCCTGCGGCATCGCCAGCTACCCGACCCATGCCGACGACCCGACCGAGCTGGTTCGCCTGGCTGACATGGCTCTCTATCGGGCCAAGCATTGCGGCCGCGACCGTAGCGAAACCTATGCCCCCTCCACCTGA
- a CDS encoding ABC transporter ATP-binding protein, translated as MPDTRSQPLLRLDRLSIAFDGKPVLNELTLEVRRGETLALVGESGSGKSVSALGAMNLLPANAQVSGGRRLGDTDLTTLGKRDWQALRGGRVGFVFQEPMTSLNPLHTVAKQIGETLRLHQGLSGREARGRTRKLLEQVKLPRPDELLDAWPHQLSGGQRQRVMIAMAIANDPELLIADEPTTALDVTVQQEILALLAELRDRHGMGMLFITHDLNLVRRHADRICVLYDGHEQETGPVGEVFAAPRSTYTRSLLDAEPTGRPAPVASSAVLLAARGVAVSFQRPKRLFAKRPPAFEAVKPIDLHLAPGETLGIVGESGSGKTTLAMALLRLVESRGEIELDGERLDQLTGNALRKRRRRIQVVFQDPYGSLSPRMPVSDIISEGLRFHYPELSDEEVDERVHAAIREVGLPADCAARYPHEFSGGQRQRIAVARALILEPALVVLDEPTSALDRTVQKQLVELLRDLQARRGLSFLFISHDLAVVRAMAHRVLVLKDGELVEQGECQTLLAAPTSDYTRALVQAAGLAPPV; from the coding sequence ATGCCTGACACTCGCTCGCAACCCCTGCTACGACTCGACAGGCTGTCGATTGCCTTCGACGGCAAGCCGGTCCTCAACGAACTGACGCTCGAGGTCCGTCGCGGCGAAACCCTTGCCCTGGTCGGCGAGTCGGGCTCGGGCAAGTCCGTGTCGGCTCTCGGCGCCATGAACCTGCTGCCAGCCAACGCCCAGGTGTCCGGCGGCCGTCGGCTGGGCGACACCGACCTTACCACCCTGGGGAAGCGGGACTGGCAGGCGCTTCGCGGTGGGCGCGTCGGCTTCGTCTTCCAGGAGCCGATGACCTCGCTCAACCCTCTGCACACCGTGGCCAAGCAGATCGGCGAAACCCTGCGGCTGCATCAGGGCCTGTCGGGGCGTGAGGCCCGTGGGCGTACCCGCAAGCTGCTGGAGCAGGTCAAGCTGCCGCGCCCCGACGAGCTGCTCGATGCCTGGCCGCACCAGCTCTCGGGCGGACAGCGTCAGCGGGTGATGATCGCCATGGCCATCGCCAACGATCCCGAGCTGCTGATTGCCGACGAGCCGACCACGGCGCTCGACGTCACCGTGCAGCAGGAGATCCTGGCGCTGCTCGCCGAGCTGCGCGACCGGCATGGCATGGGCATGCTCTTCATCACCCACGACCTCAACCTGGTGCGACGCCACGCCGATCGCATCTGCGTGCTCTACGACGGCCACGAGCAGGAAACGGGTCCCGTCGGCGAGGTCTTTGCAGCGCCACGCAGCACCTATACGCGAAGCCTGCTGGATGCGGAGCCGACCGGACGCCCGGCCCCCGTCGCCTCCAGCGCGGTATTGCTAGCGGCGCGCGGCGTGGCGGTGAGTTTTCAGCGTCCCAAGCGGCTGTTCGCCAAGCGCCCTCCCGCCTTCGAGGCGGTAAAGCCGATCGACCTGCACCTGGCACCGGGCGAGACCCTGGGTATCGTCGGGGAATCCGGCTCCGGCAAGACCACCCTGGCCATGGCACTGTTGAGGCTGGTGGAGAGTCGTGGCGAGATCGAGCTGGACGGCGAGCGTCTCGACCAGCTCACCGGCAATGCGCTGCGCAAGCGGCGGCGGCGCATCCAGGTGGTCTTCCAGGACCCCTACGGTTCGCTCTCGCCACGCATGCCGGTCTCGGACATCATCAGCGAGGGCCTGCGCTTTCACTATCCCGAGCTCAGCGATGAGGAGGTGGACGAGCGGGTGCACGCCGCCATACGCGAAGTCGGCCTGCCTGCCGACTGTGCGGCGCGTTATCCCCACGAGTTCTCCGGTGGCCAACGGCAGCGCATCGCCGTGGCCCGGGCGCTCATCCTCGAGCCGGCACTCGTGGTGCTCGACGAACCCACCTCGGCGCTGGATCGCACCGTGCAGAAGCAACTGGTCGAACTGCTGCGCGATCTCCAGGCTCGCCGCGGGTTGAGCTTCCTCTTCATCAGCCATGACCTCGCCGTAGTGCGGGCGATGGCGCACCGCGTGCTGGTGTTGAAGGATGGCGAACTGGTGGAACAGGGCGAATGCCAGACCCTCCTCGCTGCGCCCACCAGCGACTACACGCGAGCGCTGGTCCAGGCGGCAGGCCTGGCGCCCCCTGTCTGA
- a CDS encoding ABC transporter permease, giving the protein MSLAFTFKLSPIARRRIEVFRRNRRARVSLWIFLVLFVVSLGAELIANDKPLVMRYDGQWYVPLLVDYPETEFGGFLPTRTDYHDPFIREQIEAHASAVWPLIPFSYQTLDMQMMRPSPSPPDSRHWLGTDDQGRDVLARVIYGFRLSVAFALVLTAGSLVMGVIIGGMQGYFGGKTDLIGQRLTEIWSGLPVLFLLIILASFVQPGFWWLLGIMLLFSWLGLVDVVRAEFLRARNLEYVRAAKAMGLPSRLIMWRHVLPNAMVATLTFIPFLFTGAITTLTALDFLGFGLPPGSPSLGELVAQGKNNLHAPWLGITAFVSLSLMLSLLVFIGEGLRDAFDPRHIQHAASATPLTRTQANA; this is encoded by the coding sequence ATGTCACTTGCGTTCACCTTCAAGCTCTCGCCGATCGCACGCCGGCGCATCGAGGTCTTCCGCCGCAACCGCCGTGCCCGGGTCTCGCTGTGGATCTTCCTTGTCCTGTTCGTGGTGAGCCTCGGCGCTGAGCTGATCGCCAACGACAAGCCCCTGGTCATGCGCTACGATGGCCAGTGGTACGTGCCGCTGCTGGTGGACTATCCCGAAACCGAGTTCGGCGGCTTCCTGCCGACGCGTACCGACTACCACGACCCTTTCATTCGCGAGCAGATCGAGGCGCATGCCTCGGCCGTCTGGCCGTTGATTCCGTTCTCCTACCAGACCCTGGACATGCAGATGATGCGCCCCTCGCCTTCCCCGCCCGATTCGCGACATTGGCTGGGCACCGACGACCAGGGTCGCGACGTCCTGGCGCGCGTGATCTACGGCTTTCGCCTATCGGTGGCCTTCGCCCTGGTGCTGACGGCGGGCTCGCTGGTGATGGGGGTGATTATCGGCGGCATGCAGGGCTATTTCGGCGGCAAGACCGACCTGATCGGCCAGCGCCTGACCGAGATCTGGTCGGGGCTGCCGGTGCTGTTCCTGCTGATCATCCTGGCCAGCTTCGTCCAGCCGGGGTTCTGGTGGCTGCTCGGCATCATGCTGCTGTTCTCCTGGCTCGGCCTGGTGGACGTGGTGCGCGCCGAATTCCTGCGTGCCCGCAACCTCGAGTATGTGCGTGCCGCCAAGGCCATGGGTTTGCCGTCACGGCTGATCATGTGGCGTCACGTGCTGCCCAACGCCATGGTGGCCACCCTGACCTTCATCCCGTTCCTGTTCACCGGCGCCATCACCACCCTGACGGCGCTCGATTTCCTCGGCTTCGGTCTACCCCCAGGCTCGCCCTCGCTGGGCGAGCTCGTGGCCCAGGGCAAGAACAACCTACATGCGCCCTGGCTCGGCATCACCGCCTTCGTCAGTCTGTCGCTCATGCTTTCGCTGCTGGTCTTCATCGGCGAGGGGCTGCGCGACGCCTTCGATCCGCGCCACATCCAGCATGCCGCCAGCGCTACGCCGTTGACCAGGACCCAAGCCAATGCCTGA
- a CDS encoding microcin C ABC transporter permease YejB translates to MSRYILRRLLLMIPTLVGIMLLNFIIVQAAPGGPIDQMLARFEGVDSMVSTRLDAGGGDVVVRDESRGARGIDPRFIEQLEQQFGFDKPAHERFLGMMRDYATFDFGNSFFRDRPVVELMIERLPVSVSLGLWTTLLVYLISIPLGIRKALHHGSRFDVWSSGLVIVGYAIPGFLFAILLIVLFAGGSYWDLFPLRGLTSPDFETLSTWGKIKDYFWHITLPVTAMTIGSFATLTMLTKNSFLDEIHKQYVLTARAKGASDRRTLYGHVFRNAMLIIIAGLPGALVTIFFTGSLLIEVIFSLEGLGLLGFEAVMQRDYPVIFGTLFLYTLIGLILKLVSDLTYVWVDPRIDFETRES, encoded by the coding sequence GTGAGCCGCTACATCCTGCGCCGATTGCTGCTGATGATTCCCACCCTGGTGGGCATCATGCTGCTCAACTTCATCATCGTCCAGGCCGCCCCCGGCGGCCCCATCGACCAGATGCTGGCCCGCTTCGAGGGCGTCGACAGCATGGTCAGCACGCGCCTGGACGCCGGCGGTGGCGACGTGGTCGTGCGCGACGAGTCCCGCGGCGCCCGCGGCATCGACCCGCGTTTCATCGAGCAGCTCGAGCAGCAGTTCGGCTTCGACAAGCCCGCCCACGAGCGTTTCCTCGGCATGATGCGCGACTATGCCACCTTCGATTTCGGCAACAGCTTCTTCCGCGACCGTCCCGTCGTCGAGCTGATGATCGAGCGCCTGCCGGTCTCGGTCTCGCTGGGGTTGTGGACCACCCTGCTGGTCTACCTGATCTCGATCCCGCTGGGGATTCGCAAGGCGCTCCATCATGGCTCGCGTTTCGACGTCTGGTCGTCGGGGCTGGTGATTGTCGGCTATGCCATCCCCGGGTTTCTCTTCGCCATCCTGCTGATCGTGCTGTTCGCCGGCGGCAGCTACTGGGATCTCTTCCCCCTGCGCGGCCTCACGTCGCCCGACTTCGAGACGCTCTCCACCTGGGGCAAGATCAAGGACTATTTCTGGCACATCACTCTGCCGGTCACCGCCATGACCATCGGCAGCTTCGCCACGCTGACCATGCTGACCAAGAACAGCTTCCTCGACGAGATCCACAAGCAGTACGTCCTGACGGCGCGCGCCAAGGGCGCGAGCGACCGCCGAACCCTCTACGGCCACGTGTTTCGCAATGCGATGCTGATCATCATTGCCGGCCTGCCCGGCGCCCTGGTGACGATCTTCTTCACCGGGTCGCTGCTCATCGAGGTGATCTTCTCGCTGGAGGGGCTCGGCCTGCTCGGCTTCGAAGCGGTAATGCAGCGCGACTATCCGGTGATCTTCGGCACGCTGTTCCTCTACACCCTGATAGGGCTGATCCTCAAGCTGGTGTCCGACCTCACCTACGTGTGGGTGGATCCGCGCATCGATTTCGAGACACGGGAGTCCTGA